From a region of the Odocoileus virginianus isolate 20LAN1187 ecotype Illinois unplaced genomic scaffold, Ovbor_1.2 Unplaced_Contig_5, whole genome shotgun sequence genome:
- the LOC110150274 gene encoding voltage-dependent anion-selective channel protein 3, with protein MCNTPTYCDLGKAAKDVFNKGYGFGMVKIDLRTKSCSGVEFSTSGHAYTDTGKASGNLETKYKICNYGLTFTQKWNTDNTLGTEISWENKLAEGLKLTLDTIFVPNTGKKSGKLKASYKRDCFSLGSNVDIDFSGPTIYGWAVLAFEGWLAGYQMSFDTAKSKLSQNNFALGYKAADFQLHTHVNDGTEFGGSIYQKVNEKIETSINLAWTAGSNNTRFGIAAKYKLDCRTSLSAKVNNASLIGLGYTQTLRPGVKLTLSALIDGKNFNAGGHKVGLGFELEA; from the coding sequence ATGTGTAACACACCGACTTACTGTGACCTAGGAAAGGCTGCCAAAGATGTCTTCAACAAAGGATATGGATTTGGCATGGTCAAAATAGATCTGAGAACCAAGTCATGTAGTGGAGTGGAATTTTCTACTTCTGGTCATGCTTACACTGATACAGGGAAAGCATCAGGCAACCTAGAGACCAAATACAAGATTTGTAACTATGGGCTGACCTTCACCCAGAAGTGGAACACAGACAATACTCTTGGGACAGAAATCTCTTGGGAGAATAAGTTGGCTGAAGGGTTGAAACTGACTCTTGATACCATATTTGTACCGAACACAGGAAAGAAGAGTGGGAAATTGAAGGCCTCATATAAACGGGATTGTTTCAGTCTTGGCAGCAATGTTGATATAGATTTTTCAGGACCAACCATCTATGGCTGGGCTGTGTTGGCCTTTGAAGGTTGGCTTGCTGGCTATCAGATGAGTTTTGACACAGCCAAATCCAAACTGTCACAGAATAATTTCGCCCTGGGTTACAAGGCTGCAGACTTCCAGCTGCACACTCATGTGAATGATGGCACTGAGTTTGGAGGGTCAATCTACCAGAAGGTGAATGAGAAGATTGAAACGTCGATAAACCTCGCGTGGACAGCCGGCAGTAACAACACCCGCTTCGGCATCGCTGCTAAGTACAAGCTGGACTGTAGAACTTCTCTCTCTGCTAAAGTAAATAATGCCAGCCTGATTGGACTGGGTTATACTCAGACCCTTCGACCAGGAGTGAAACTGACCCTGTCAGCTCTAATCGATGGAAAGAACTTCAATGCAGGAGGGCACAAGGTCGGTCTGGGATTTGAACTAGAAGCTTAA